In Thiospirochaeta perfilievii, a single window of DNA contains:
- a CDS encoding IS3 family transposase — MFAYIKDQSVEESIPVIKMCKSLNVSETGFYKWKRNRNRPKAWQLLLVQMHEILDEHPDNENYGIERMQLALKQKGIIKCSRSTVIRAMRKGNLLHKSRRSPNGLTKSDKKANRPDNVIKRDFTASKPNEKWLTDITEIPCSDGKLYVAPIFDCFGGEIISLAMDSHMRKELCINAVKEAYKLRNPGNGVIIHSDAGSQYTSEKYKNTLGGFKAIQSMSDVGKCYDNSRMESFFATLKKEKVYKINTKKLKREEVKTIVWRYVMTYYNRQRICTVNEGGFPPTVFREMITEKLTAA; from the coding sequence ATTTTTGCATATATAAAAGATCAAAGTGTTGAAGAATCAATACCAGTTATAAAAATGTGCAAATCTCTAAATGTCAGTGAGACGGGTTTTTATAAATGGAAAAGGAATAGAAACCGTCCTAAAGCATGGCAACTTCTTCTGGTCCAAATGCATGAGATTTTAGATGAACATCCAGATAATGAGAATTATGGAATCGAGAGGATGCAGTTAGCTTTGAAGCAAAAAGGTATAATAAAATGTTCCAGATCAACTGTAATTAGAGCAATGAGGAAGGGAAATCTTCTTCATAAGAGTAGAAGAAGCCCTAATGGACTTACAAAATCTGATAAAAAAGCAAATAGACCGGATAATGTTATCAAAAGGGATTTTACAGCTTCTAAACCAAACGAGAAGTGGTTGACTGATATTACAGAAATACCTTGCTCTGATGGAAAGTTGTATGTAGCTCCAATATTTGACTGTTTTGGAGGAGAAATAATAAGTCTAGCTATGGATAGTCATATGAGAAAAGAATTATGTATAAATGCAGTCAAGGAGGCATATAAGTTAAGAAATCCAGGGAATGGAGTCATCATCCATAGTGATGCTGGATCGCAGTATACAAGTGAAAAATATAAAAATACGCTTGGGGGATTTAAAGCTATTCAGAGTATGAGTGATGTAGGTAAATGCTATGATAACAGTCGTATGGAAAGTTTTTTTGCAACTCTAAAAAAAGAGAAAGTATATAAGATTAATACTAAAAAGTTGAAAAGAGAGGAAGTAAAAACTATAGTCTGGAGATATGTGATGACATATTATAATCGTCAAAGGATTTGTACTGTAAATGAAGGTGGATTTCCTCCAACTGTATTTAGGGAGATGATTACGGAGAAACTTACAGCTGCATAA
- a CDS encoding transposase, whose product MTTYSKEFKDQALKLSDEIGLKKASDQLGVKYSTLSGWRRNRSKKSINVVQKDTTPMTDRELKMQKEIQELKQANEILKDALGFFAKDRKK is encoded by the coding sequence ATGACAACGTACAGTAAAGAATTTAAAGATCAGGCTCTAAAATTATCTGATGAAATAGGATTAAAAAAAGCTTCAGATCAACTTGGAGTAAAGTATAGCACACTTTCAGGTTGGAGAAGGAACAGGAGTAAAAAGAGTATAAATGTAGTTCAAAAAGATACAACTCCAATGACAGATAGAGAACTAAAAATGCAAAAAGAGATTCAAGAGCTAAAGCAAGCTAATGAAATTTTAAAGGATGCTCTTGGTTTTTTTGCCAAAGACCGGAAGAAGTAA
- a CDS encoding adenylate/guanylate cyclase domain-containing protein, whose translation MKKLDFILGEKILGVRVTPLTLKIVFIFIILLLVSNFSSNYINLTLNRGQQLKLMNRLLVKDLKELHIFAMNQYEIYFFNQDLEGTIQVIIDNAKKQLTGEKSVAFGVNSTGEILFFASNNNNLNIFKDLDALKILNDNFKKNITEGTIEFNIGENEYFGIYKYHPRWNNFIIRGEEKNEFYRETQVIFYNVSIIIVILTIICAILGVYLIKRILRFVKIITKAIMEMQNSNKMDLISLEGASPDEITYLGAAINATSSTIDTLMNIFKKFVTKDVALKAYEEKQIRLEGSKAELTILFSDIKSFTFITEALGTDIIQLLNTHYDNTFKPIHNNDGIIGSIIGDALLAVFGTYKSNKNKSVQALDSGFKIQDETAKLREQMKRVKESLEAKEGGLTEVQEKVFHAVSLEVGVGIDGGEVFYGNIGSFSRMTNTVIGDNVNSSSRLEGLTRIYKVPIICSSYVKEEVENNSDKYTFVEIDQVFVKGKTQGKKVFWPLITENISSDLLDSINNFNTARDLYYSGDWQESKRLFKTIDLPICDEFLVRMLEDKPTNWSGIWSMTTK comes from the coding sequence ATGAAAAAGTTAGATTTTATTCTAGGAGAAAAAATATTAGGAGTTAGGGTTACACCACTTACCCTTAAGATTGTTTTTATTTTTATTATACTGCTATTAGTATCAAATTTTTCTTCTAACTATATAAACCTCACCCTTAACAGGGGCCAACAATTAAAACTAATGAATAGACTCTTAGTAAAAGATTTAAAAGAGTTACACATTTTTGCCATGAATCAGTATGAGATATACTTCTTTAACCAGGACCTAGAAGGAACAATACAAGTTATAATTGATAATGCAAAAAAACAGTTAACTGGGGAAAAGTCTGTAGCCTTCGGTGTAAATAGTACAGGAGAGATTCTTTTTTTTGCCTCTAACAATAATAACCTAAATATATTCAAAGATTTAGATGCCCTAAAAATATTAAATGACAACTTTAAAAAAAATATAACAGAGGGAACAATTGAGTTCAATATAGGGGAAAATGAGTATTTTGGGATTTATAAATATCACCCCAGGTGGAATAACTTTATAATAAGGGGTGAAGAAAAGAATGAATTTTATAGAGAGACCCAGGTAATATTCTACAATGTTTCAATTATAATAGTTATATTAACAATTATCTGTGCAATATTAGGAGTCTATCTAATTAAAAGGATTTTAAGGTTTGTAAAAATTATTACTAAGGCAATTATGGAGATGCAAAATAGTAATAAAATGGATTTAATAAGCCTAGAAGGTGCAAGTCCAGATGAAATTACTTACCTTGGTGCAGCAATAAATGCAACTTCAAGCACAATTGATACCCTGATGAATATTTTTAAAAAATTTGTTACAAAAGATGTTGCATTAAAAGCCTATGAAGAGAAACAGATTAGACTTGAAGGTTCAAAGGCCGAGTTAACAATACTCTTCTCGGATATTAAAAGTTTCACCTTTATAACAGAAGCCCTTGGTACCGATATAATTCAGCTGTTAAATACACACTATGATAACACCTTTAAACCTATACATAATAATGATGGTATTATTGGATCTATTATAGGGGATGCTCTTTTGGCTGTTTTTGGTACATATAAAAGTAATAAGAACAAATCTGTACAAGCCTTAGATTCAGGCTTTAAAATCCAGGATGAGACAGCTAAATTAAGAGAACAGATGAAGAGGGTGAAAGAGAGCCTAGAAGCTAAGGAGGGTGGCCTTACCGAGGTTCAAGAGAAGGTTTTTCATGCTGTATCCCTTGAAGTTGGAGTAGGTATAGATGGAGGAGAGGTTTTTTACGGAAATATTGGATCTTTTAGTAGAATGACTAATACAGTAATTGGAGACAATGTAAATTCATCATCAAGGTTAGAAGGATTAACAAGGATCTACAAGGTTCCAATTATCTGCTCAAGCTATGTAAAGGAAGAAGTAGAAAATAACTCTGATAAATATACATTTGTAGAGATAGACCAGGTTTTTGTAAAGGGTAAAACCCAGGGGAAAAAAGTTTTCTGGCCATTAATAACAGAAAATATTTCATCAGATCTTTTAGACTCTATTAATAATTTCAACACTGCTAGGGATCTATATTACAGTGGTGACTGGCAAGAGTCTAAGAGGTTATTTAAAACTATAGATCTTCCAATATGTGATGAGTTTTTAGTTAGAATGTTGGAAGATAAACCTACAAATTGGAGTGGAATATGGTCAATGACAACAAAATGA
- a CDS encoding GntR family transcriptional regulator, whose product MEFNSKKPIYYQISDLICENILLNKFKEDERISSVRDLAVELEVNPNTVMRAYSFLQDEEIIFNKRGIGYFISKDAKQLTLRLKKDSFIKDELPNIFKESSLYGIDPEDLKKIYIEYLSEDENEKK is encoded by the coding sequence GTGGAATTTAATAGTAAAAAACCAATTTACTACCAAATCTCTGACTTAATATGCGAAAACATTTTACTAAATAAATTTAAAGAGGATGAGAGGATCAGCTCAGTAAGGGACTTGGCAGTAGAACTAGAAGTTAACCCAAATACAGTTATGAGGGCTTATAGCTTTTTACAGGATGAAGAAATTATCTTTAACAAGCGGGGGATAGGGTATTTTATATCTAAAGATGCAAAGCAGCTTACCCTACGTCTAAAAAAAGATAGTTTTATTAAGGATGAACTTCCTAATATATTTAAGGAGAGTTCTCTATACGGAATAGATCCTGAAGATCTTAAAAAAATATATATAGAATATTTAAGTGAGGATGAAAATGAAAAAAAGTAA
- a CDS encoding HD-GYP domain-containing protein encodes MNKIALTFILLLNTFLFAQTSSLSNVDRANRAYIQGDYYTAFNIINQYFKELDSNTPEDKAIVIGEKIYFYYLRSLFLNDDFKDFDTLEKIINSNKILLSKRVLNALNILNNSEDLDGDGVVDNIEIPDILTEETQDSTTGYSSGELALMLKKSLLDSEKNAQNVSRVNSILIILLGVILLISLLIITVLYKSKKRKSYNHRDSLPAHIGLSDESRSKIEKLISTCKRIGLTIDQATGRKNTSVNSAELVYKISMDLGYKKEDSILYYTATLVYDIGLLGVDKNILQNSSISDEDFIEIKKHVEYAKDSLNFVPTEYIDLFIDASTKHHENMDGSGYPYGLVEGEIPYIARVIRVVESYLSLVSIREYKDIRDKKAAMESLVSEVDKYDKKIVESLFEVV; translated from the coding sequence ATGAATAAGATAGCTTTAACCTTTATATTACTATTGAATACATTTCTATTTGCTCAAACATCTAGTTTGTCAAATGTAGATAGGGCAAATAGAGCCTATATTCAAGGGGATTATTACACTGCATTTAATATTATTAATCAGTATTTTAAGGAGTTAGACAGTAATACTCCTGAGGATAAGGCTATTGTTATTGGTGAAAAAATATATTTTTATTACTTAAGATCTCTATTTTTAAATGATGATTTTAAGGATTTCGATACTCTGGAAAAAATTATAAATAGCAACAAAATATTATTATCTAAAAGGGTTTTAAACGCCTTAAATATATTAAATAACAGTGAGGATTTAGATGGTGATGGAGTTGTTGATAATATTGAAATCCCGGATATTTTAACTGAAGAAACTCAAGATAGTACAACTGGGTACAGTAGTGGAGAGTTGGCTCTAATGTTAAAAAAGTCACTTTTAGATAGTGAGAAAAATGCTCAGAATGTATCTAGAGTAAATTCTATTTTAATAATCCTACTAGGAGTTATTCTACTTATTTCACTTTTAATTATTACAGTATTATATAAATCTAAAAAAAGAAAATCTTACAACCATAGGGATTCCCTCCCAGCACACATTGGTCTCTCAGATGAATCTAGGAGTAAAATTGAAAAGCTAATTTCCACCTGTAAAAGGATTGGATTAACAATAGACCAGGCTACTGGGCGTAAAAATACCTCAGTTAACAGTGCTGAGTTAGTTTATAAGATCTCCATGGATTTAGGATATAAAAAAGAAGATTCTATTTTATATTACACTGCTACTCTAGTGTATGATATTGGGTTGTTAGGTGTTGATAAAAATATTTTACAAAACAGTTCTATCTCAGATGAAGACTTTATTGAGATTAAAAAACATGTTGAGTATGCAAAGGACTCCTTAAATTTTGTCCCTACTGAGTATATTGACTTGTTTATTGATGCTTCTACAAAGCATCATGAAAATATGGATGGCTCAGGTTATCCCTACGGCTTAGTCGAGGGGGAGATTCCATATATAGCTAGAGTTATTAGAGTTGTTGAGAGTTACCTTTCCCTTGTATCAATAAGGGAGTATAAGGATATTAGGGATAAAAAAGCTGCTATGGAGTCCCTTGTATCTGAAGTTGATAAATATGATAAGAAGATTGTAGAATCTCTGTTTGAGGTTGTATAG
- the hcp gene encoding hydroxylamine reductase — MGTCGKDEVLARLQDTMVFGLKGMAAYRYHADELGAHVKDIDDVTTKALYFGITNANFNFDDHISMLMEIGRAGTKCMQILGDAHHKAYGTPIPKQVTNNKAEGKCILVSGHNLTMLKKLLIATEGKGINVYTHSEMLPAHGYPELFKFTHLKGNIGGAWHDQKKLYEKWNGTIIMNTNCIQTPPKSSTYLDRFYGYSIPGVEGIKKIENDDFTKVIEQTLSLADAEGFNSDETLMTGHSFKTILTLAPQILDAVKSGKIKEFFVIAGCDAPGKDGEYFRELASRLPNTTVLLTSSCGKFRFNDIDFGVVPGTEIPRYLDLGQCNDSYGAVEIALALSDALDTPVNELPLNIQLMWMEQKAVIILLALFSLGIQNIKIGPKPAQFFNDDIINFLVEQFNISYTTNVDDDWGNHLK, encoded by the coding sequence ATGGGTACTTGTGGCAAAGATGAAGTTCTTGCTAGATTACAGGATACAATGGTATTTGGGTTAAAGGGTATGGCTGCATATAGGTATCATGCTGACGAATTAGGGGCTCATGTAAAAGATATTGATGATGTAACTACAAAAGCGTTATATTTCGGTATTACAAACGCAAATTTTAACTTTGATGATCATATATCTATGCTAATGGAGATTGGAAGAGCTGGAACTAAATGTATGCAAATATTAGGAGATGCTCATCATAAAGCTTATGGGACGCCTATACCTAAACAGGTCACTAATAATAAAGCTGAAGGGAAATGCATTCTTGTTTCTGGGCATAACCTCACTATGCTTAAAAAACTACTTATAGCAACTGAAGGTAAGGGAATTAACGTTTATACTCACTCAGAAATGTTACCCGCACATGGATATCCTGAACTTTTTAAATTTACTCATTTAAAAGGTAATATTGGTGGAGCTTGGCACGATCAAAAAAAATTATACGAGAAGTGGAATGGAACAATTATTATGAATACAAATTGTATCCAAACACCTCCAAAATCTTCTACATACCTAGATAGATTTTATGGTTACTCAATTCCTGGTGTGGAGGGAATTAAAAAAATTGAAAATGATGATTTTACAAAAGTAATCGAACAAACTTTATCATTAGCTGATGCAGAAGGTTTTAATTCCGATGAAACTTTAATGACTGGACATAGTTTTAAAACAATTTTAACATTAGCTCCTCAGATCCTTGATGCTGTTAAATCAGGTAAAATAAAAGAATTTTTTGTAATAGCAGGTTGCGATGCACCAGGTAAAGATGGGGAATACTTTAGAGAGTTAGCTTCCAGACTTCCTAATACTACTGTTCTATTGACTTCGAGCTGTGGTAAATTTAGATTTAACGATATAGATTTTGGAGTAGTCCCAGGAACTGAAATTCCTAGGTATCTTGATCTTGGTCAATGTAATGATAGTTATGGTGCAGTTGAGATTGCATTAGCATTAAGTGATGCACTTGATACACCAGTAAATGAACTTCCATTAAATATACAATTAATGTGGATGGAGCAGAAAGCAGTAATAATACTCCTAGCTCTCTTTAGTTTAGGTATTCAGAATATTAAAATTGGGCCAAAACCTGCGCAATTCTTTAATGATGATATAATTAATTTTCTAGTTGAACAGTTTAACATTAGCTATACAACTAATGTTGATGATGATTGGGGTAATCACCTCAAATAG
- a CDS encoding coiled-coil domain-containing protein, with amino-acid sequence MVNDNKMIEDPKYLTHEATSIFIRGDIQKNMPPDLYNLDQEFAKTKKNRNSITILSLIIFTLLFLAAAYGVTKYIEYQNSQIPININAFEDVNLREIFDKAKQYEKEMKSANRDLEDLYIKQESALKELTRIAQDKINLIEAQNLGGKDRQIKLIENQLAEQLKNEEIVWTSKISDAQEKIKIVQDKIDSYDTRILEKAKEQESIINNQQKRFDMEMEESVKYYEDKIQKLKSDQIKQLEIINQANKDIILTLKSNNQALIKSLEEKYNPVFGEDFDFLEANGENVNLPEFSLNAKDQILFNEGLLSLESLNKSIDDFYNVSRVFEKLGEIPYYNSPSDAILYIEKLYYSSINDFTNFVDRVSPLLTSKNILIENKISEIEQYGYFLQDFVKTNRVNGIIIDPRNRDIKLFVDSMYNIKQQSIGYIYRNDSDFIGTIKFKTVKGRLVGNIEELASSNRGLKPFDKILIDLK; translated from the coding sequence ATGGTCAATGACAACAAAATGATAGAAGACCCTAAGTATCTAACCCACGAGGCCACATCAATTTTCATTAGAGGAGATATTCAAAAAAATATGCCTCCTGACCTATATAACCTAGACCAGGAGTTTGCAAAAACCAAAAAAAATAGGAATAGTATTACCATCTTATCTCTAATTATTTTTACCCTACTCTTTTTAGCAGCTGCATATGGTGTAACTAAATATATTGAGTATCAAAATAGTCAAATTCCAATAAATATTAACGCTTTTGAAGATGTTAACCTAAGAGAGATTTTTGACAAAGCTAAGCAGTATGAAAAAGAGATGAAGTCCGCAAATAGAGATCTAGAAGACCTATATATTAAACAGGAATCAGCATTAAAAGAACTAACTCGTATAGCTCAAGATAAAATTAATTTAATCGAGGCACAAAACCTAGGGGGAAAAGATAGACAGATAAAACTAATAGAAAACCAACTAGCTGAACAGTTAAAAAACGAGGAGATAGTATGGACATCAAAAATTAGTGATGCTCAGGAAAAAATTAAGATAGTACAGGATAAAATAGACTCATACGATACAAGGATTTTAGAGAAAGCAAAGGAACAGGAGAGTATAATAAACAATCAGCAAAAAAGATTTGATATGGAGATGGAAGAGTCAGTAAAATATTATGAAGATAAGATACAAAAACTAAAAAGTGATCAGATAAAACAACTTGAAATTATAAATCAAGCAAACAAAGATATTATTTTAACCCTAAAAAGTAATAATCAAGCACTAATAAAATCCCTAGAAGAAAAATATAATCCAGTTTTCGGGGAAGATTTTGATTTCCTAGAAGCCAACGGGGAAAATGTAAACCTACCTGAATTTTCTCTAAATGCAAAGGATCAGATACTTTTTAATGAGGGGCTATTAAGCTTAGAGAGTTTAAATAAAAGCATTGATGATTTTTATAATGTAAGCAGAGTCTTTGAAAAACTTGGTGAAATACCATATTACAACTCCCCTAGTGATGCAATTTTATATATAGAAAAGTTGTACTACTCATCTATAAATGATTTTACTAATTTTGTAGATCGAGTTAGTCCCCTACTAACCTCAAAAAATATACTTATTGAGAATAAAATATCAGAAATAGAACAGTATGGGTATTTTTTACAGGATTTTGTTAAAACAAATAGAGTCAACGGTATAATAATTGATCCTCGAAATAGGGATATAAAATTATTTGTAGACTCTATGTACAATATAAAACAACAAAGCATTGGTTATATATATAGAAATGATAGTGATTTTATCGGGACTATAAAATTTAAAACTGTAAAAGGTAGGTTAGTAGGGAATATTGAAGAGTTAGCTTCTAGTAATAGAGGGTTAAAACCATTTGACAAAATATTAATAGACCTCAAGTAG
- a CDS encoding DUF6444 domain-containing protein has translation MGQEKIQKVTITSEQTREAYDQGPDAVEALVFSLVDTIDVLIDKVEDQSIRIIKLEDQFNKNSRNSSKPPSTDSPFKNKDKKKKTQNPVQKRSVKVRL, from the coding sequence ATGGGACAAGAAAAGATTCAGAAAGTTACAATAACTAGTGAACAGACTAGAGAGGCATATGATCAAGGACCTGATGCTGTTGAGGCTCTCGTATTTTCTCTAGTAGATACCATCGATGTGTTAATTGATAAAGTTGAAGATCAGAGTATAAGAATAATAAAGCTTGAAGATCAGTTTAATAAAAATAGTCGTAATAGTAGTAAACCTCCATCAACAGATTCTCCATTCAAGAATAAGGATAAAAAGAAAAAAACTCAAAATCCTGTACAAAAAAGAAGCGTAAAGGTTCGACTCTAA
- the mnmA gene encoding tRNA 2-thiouridine(34) synthase MnmA, whose protein sequence is MKIAVLLSGGVDSSVVLFKLLEDGYTDITAYYLKIWLEDELDFMGSCPWEEDLEYAQAVCDKAGVELKTVSLQQEYYDKVVSYVIAELKEGRTPSPDIFCNQRIKFGAFYDHITEKYDKVATGHYAQIKEIDRKFYMYRSPDMVKDQTYFLAHLSQEQISKILFPIGGLEKNMVRELAEKYDLPNKARKDSQGICFLGKIKYNDFIGHYLGKEIGDIVNRETGEILGKHNGFWYHTVGQRSGLGLSGGPWFVVSKDTKNNVVYVSHKKNDENREKRVFFVNSLSWLGDKPTQETLSIKLRHGPNIIKCFIKWVGSDRIEITMSEPDKGVAPGQFAIFYDGDMCLGCGRIE, encoded by the coding sequence ATGAAGATTGCCGTACTATTGTCTGGGGGCGTAGATAGCTCCGTTGTTTTATTTAAGTTATTAGAAGATGGTTATACTGATATAACCGCTTATTATTTAAAGATCTGGTTAGAAGATGAATTAGACTTTATGGGGAGCTGCCCATGGGAAGAGGACTTAGAATATGCTCAGGCAGTTTGTGACAAAGCTGGGGTAGAGCTTAAAACAGTATCACTACAACAGGAGTATTACGATAAGGTTGTCTCTTATGTTATAGCTGAACTAAAAGAGGGAAGAACCCCCTCCCCTGATATCTTTTGTAATCAGAGAATAAAGTTTGGTGCATTTTATGACCACATAACTGAAAAATACGATAAAGTAGCGACAGGACACTATGCTCAAATAAAAGAGATCGATAGAAAATTCTACATGTATAGATCTCCAGATATGGTTAAAGATCAAACCTATTTTCTTGCCCACCTATCCCAGGAACAGATATCAAAAATTCTATTTCCTATTGGAGGGTTAGAAAAGAATATGGTTAGGGAGTTAGCAGAAAAATATGACCTTCCTAATAAAGCAAGAAAGGATAGTCAGGGGATTTGCTTTCTAGGCAAGATAAAATATAACGATTTTATCGGTCACTATCTTGGTAAAGAGATTGGGGATATTGTAAATAGAGAGACAGGGGAGATCCTAGGAAAACATAATGGTTTTTGGTACCACACTGTTGGTCAGAGATCTGGCCTAGGTTTAAGTGGAGGCCCCTGGTTTGTAGTAAGTAAAGATACTAAAAATAACGTAGTATATGTTAGCCACAAAAAAAATGATGAAAATAGAGAGAAACGAGTGTTCTTTGTTAATAGTCTTAGTTGGCTTGGTGATAAACCAACACAAGAGACTCTTAGTATTAAATTGAGGCACGGACCTAATATAATTAAGTGTTTTATAAAATGGGTGGGTAGTGACAGAATAGAGATAACAATGAGTGAACCAGATAAGGGTGTTGCTCCGGGACAATTTGCTATTTTTTATGATGGAGATATGTGCCTAGGTTGCGGAAGAATTGAATAA
- a CDS encoding ATP-binding cassette domain-containing protein, giving the protein MLILDEVDFKYGKKDLFRNLNLDLKPGNIYGLLGKNGAGKTTLLKIMAGLLFSSEGSCEFSGMDVSKRLPSFLEDVFFLPEEFYLPPIKGSLFLSLRAPFYPNFDYKSFSDYILDFGIELEKPLNTLSFGQKKKFLLSFGLATGTSLVIMDEPTNGLDIPSKTILRRIIAKSMDDNRIILISTHQVKDVENLIDPIIILEDGAVIFNQSTYDVSTNLSMGDSKVLSGDEIYTQEVLGGYQTVEKNITGEESLVDLELLFNSVITQPEKLNSVFNKGGSDE; this is encoded by the coding sequence ATGTTAATATTAGATGAAGTTGATTTTAAATATGGTAAAAAAGATCTATTTAGAAATTTAAATCTAGATCTTAAGCCAGGAAATATTTATGGACTTCTTGGCAAAAATGGGGCTGGTAAAACAACCCTTTTAAAAATAATGGCAGGTTTGCTCTTCTCCTCGGAGGGGTCATGTGAGTTTTCAGGTATGGATGTAAGTAAAAGGCTGCCTAGCTTTTTAGAAGATGTATTTTTTTTACCAGAGGAGTTTTATCTTCCACCAATAAAGGGTTCTCTATTTTTATCTTTAAGAGCTCCTTTTTATCCAAATTTCGACTATAAATCTTTTAGCGATTATATCTTGGATTTTGGTATAGAGCTTGAAAAACCATTAAATACTCTCTCCTTTGGGCAAAAGAAAAAGTTTTTACTCTCTTTTGGTCTAGCAACAGGCACTAGCTTAGTAATTATGGATGAGCCAACAAATGGGCTTGATATTCCTTCTAAAACAATTTTAAGAAGAATAATTGCTAAATCTATGGATGATAACAGGATAATATTAATATCTACCCATCAGGTTAAGGATGTTGAGAATTTAATAGACCCAATAATTATTTTAGAGGATGGAGCAGTAATATTTAACCAATCGACATATGATGTATCAACAAATTTATCCATGGGCGATAGTAAGGTATTAAGTGGGGATGAGATATATACACAAGAAGTTTTAGGTGGATATCAAACTGTGGAAAAAAATATAACAGGAGAGGAGAGCTTAGTGGATCTTGAACTTCTGTTTAACTCGGTAATAACACAACCAGAAAAATTAAATAGTGTATTTAATAAAGGAGGGAGTGATGAATAA
- a CDS encoding IS3 family transposase (programmed frameshift), which yields MKRKRYTEEFKKEAVKQVVDRGYSQASVMENLGISQASLFRWIKEFGKDRPHGNSKQIDKDAEIARLKSKLKRAEEERDIFKKGRNVLREQPRVKYIFIKEHKVEFKVITMCRVLNLHRSGYYAWLKNPASNRAKEDQEFIKQIRHYWVESEESYGSPRIFKDFKEAAITIGENRIARLMKLEGIKGLIPTSKHKHSLGVTSNVAENHLNREFNCTKPNQKWVTDITYIRTLQGFAYLAVVVDLYSRKVVGWSVKNNMRVELVLDALLMAIWRRQPSGEVLIHTDQGSQFGSDLWIRFCKDHNLKRSMSRRGNCWDNSVVESFFNSLKKDRVKRVKTYKTIDEARSSLFDYIEFFYNPKRRHDYLGRISPNEFEKKLNVS from the exons ATGAAGAGAAAAAGATACACAGAAGAGTTTAAGAAAGAAGCAGTCAAGCAAGTAGTTGATAGAGGTTACTCCCAAGCATCAGTAATGGAGAATTTAGGGATATCTCAAGCAAGTTTATTTAGATGGATAAAAGAGTTTGGTAAAGATAGACCACATGGGAATTCAAAACAAATTGATAAAGATGCGGAAATAGCTAGATTAAAGTCTAAGCTAAAAAGAGCTGAGGAAGAGCGTGATATAT TTAAAAAAGGCCGCAATGTACTTCGCGAACAACCCAGAGTAAAGTACATTTTTATTAAAGAACATAAGGTTGAGTTTAAAGTTATAACTATGTGTAGAGTTTTGAATCTTCATAGAAGTGGCTACTATGCATGGTTAAAGAATCCAGCATCAAATAGAGCAAAAGAAGACCAGGAATTTATAAAACAAATTAGACATTATTGGGTAGAAAGTGAAGAGTCTTACGGTTCTCCAAGAATATTTAAGGATTTTAAAGAAGCAGCGATCACCATTGGTGAGAATAGAATTGCAAGATTAATGAAATTAGAAGGCATTAAAGGTTTAATCCCAACATCCAAACATAAACACTCTTTAGGAGTAACATCTAATGTAGCTGAAAATCATTTAAATAGAGAATTTAACTGTACTAAACCCAATCAAAAATGGGTAACAGATATTACCTATATTAGGACTTTACAAGGTTTTGCATATTTAGCTGTAGTTGTAGATTTATACTCAAGAAAAGTAGTTGGTTGGTCTGTTAAAAACAATATGAGAGTAGAATTAGTTCTTGATGCATTGTTGATGGCAATCTGGAGGCGTCAACCAAGTGGGGAAGTTCTAATACACACAGATCAAGGATCCCAATTTGGGTCTGATTTATGGATAAGATTTTGTAAGGATCATAACCTAAAAAGAAGCATGAGTCGAAGAGGAAATTGTTGGGATAATTCCGTTGTTGAATCGTTTTTTAATTCTTTAAAGAAGGATAGAGTAAAGAGAGTTAAAACATATAAAACTATAGATGAAGCTAGATCTTCATTATTTGATTATATAGAATTCTTCTATAACCCTAAAAGACGACATGATTATTTAGGTCGAATAAGTCCAAATGAATTTGAAAAGAAATTAAATGTAAGTTAG